One genomic region from Knoellia sp. p5-6-4 encodes:
- a CDS encoding YbjN domain-containing protein, whose amino-acid sequence MSTAASLAQVVEDHLAESDIPWEQGAREGEFVVTLPGEKKLKTVASLVVTESTLSVSAFVIRNPDENHEQFYRYLLRKNLRLPGLAYAIDKSGDVYVTGRVPAAGVDAHYLDQLLGALLQAADAHFNELLAIGFLSSMKKEWAWRVSRGESTRNLEAFRHLLEG is encoded by the coding sequence GTGAGCACCGCCGCCTCCCTGGCGCAGGTCGTCGAGGACCACCTCGCCGAGTCGGACATCCCGTGGGAGCAGGGCGCGCGCGAGGGCGAGTTCGTGGTGACCCTCCCTGGCGAGAAGAAGCTCAAGACCGTGGCCTCGCTGGTCGTCACCGAGTCGACGCTCTCGGTCTCGGCGTTCGTCATCCGCAACCCGGACGAGAACCACGAGCAGTTCTACCGCTACCTGCTCCGCAAGAACCTGCGGCTGCCCGGCCTGGCCTACGCCATCGACAAGTCCGGCGACGTCTACGTCACCGGGCGCGTCCCGGCCGCCGGTGTCGACGCCCACTACCTCGACCAGCTGCTCGGCGCCCTGCTGCAGGCCGCAGACGCCCACTTCAACGAGCTGCTCGCCATCGGCTTCCTCAGCTCCATGAAGAAGGAGTGGGCCTGGCGCGTCTCGCGCGGCGAGTCCACCCGCAACCTCGAGGCGTTCCGGCACCTGCTCGAGGGCTGA
- the mshA gene encoding D-inositol-3-phosphate glycosyltransferase, giving the protein MPLCDTLGRVAMLSVHTSPLEQPGTGDAGGLNVYVVEVARQLARRGVEVEVFTRTTTAELDPVVELTPGVLVRHVPAGPYEGLGKEDLPGQLCAFAAGVMRTAAHAPEGYYDLVHSHYWLSGQVGWLAHDRWNVPLVHTMHTMARVKNAHLAEGDSPEPPGREIGEAQVVEAADRLIANTDKEADELVGLYGADPDKVVVVPPGVDLSLFTPGDQREARARVGLTQDAKLLLFVGRIQPLKAPEVLVKAAAELLGRHPQWRGQLVVAVLGGPSGSGLAHPHSLEDLARDLGIAADVRFVKPVPRAELAWWYRAADLVAVPSHSESFGLVAVEAQACGTPVVAADVGGLPTAVGDAGVLVDGHDPRRWADSLEALLLDPDRRAELSEQAVRHAGQFGWERTTDRLLDVYHQACRERTPSPIGDAAALHGIPAAVVP; this is encoded by the coding sequence ATGCCCCTGTGTGACACCCTCGGCCGGGTCGCCATGCTCAGCGTGCACACCTCGCCCCTCGAGCAGCCGGGCACCGGCGATGCGGGGGGACTCAACGTCTACGTCGTCGAGGTCGCCCGCCAGCTCGCCCGCCGCGGCGTCGAGGTGGAGGTCTTCACCCGCACCACCACCGCAGAGCTCGACCCCGTGGTGGAGCTGACCCCGGGGGTGCTGGTGCGGCACGTCCCCGCGGGCCCCTACGAGGGCCTGGGCAAGGAGGACCTGCCCGGCCAGCTCTGCGCCTTCGCTGCCGGTGTCATGCGCACGGCTGCCCACGCCCCCGAGGGCTACTACGACCTGGTGCACTCCCACTACTGGCTCTCCGGCCAGGTGGGGTGGCTCGCGCACGACCGCTGGAACGTGCCGCTCGTGCACACGATGCACACCATGGCGCGGGTCAAGAACGCCCACCTCGCCGAGGGCGACAGCCCCGAGCCGCCGGGGCGCGAGATCGGGGAGGCGCAGGTGGTCGAGGCCGCCGACCGCCTCATCGCGAACACCGACAAGGAGGCCGACGAGCTGGTCGGCCTCTACGGCGCCGACCCCGACAAGGTCGTCGTCGTCCCGCCCGGCGTGGACCTGTCGCTCTTCACCCCCGGCGACCAGCGCGAGGCACGGGCCCGGGTGGGCCTGACCCAGGACGCCAAGCTGCTCCTGTTCGTCGGGCGCATCCAGCCGCTGAAGGCGCCCGAGGTGCTCGTCAAGGCGGCAGCCGAGCTGCTGGGACGCCACCCGCAGTGGCGCGGCCAGCTCGTCGTGGCGGTCCTGGGCGGCCCGAGCGGCTCCGGCCTGGCACACCCGCACTCCCTCGAGGACCTCGCCCGCGACCTCGGGATCGCCGCCGACGTGCGGTTCGTCAAGCCCGTGCCGCGCGCCGAGCTGGCCTGGTGGTACCGCGCCGCAGACCTCGTCGCGGTGCCCTCGCACAGCGAGTCGTTCGGCCTCGTCGCCGTCGAGGCGCAGGCGTGCGGCACGCCGGTCGTCGCGGCCGACGTGGGTGGCCTGCCGACGGCTGTCGGCGACGCGGGGGTGCTGGTCGACGGACACGACCCGCGGCGCTGGGCGGACAGCCTCGAGGCCCTGCTGCTCGACCCCGACCGGCGCGCCGAGCTCTCCGAGCAGGCCGTGCGCCACGCCGGGCAGTTCGGCTGGGAGCGCACGACCGACCGCCTCCTCGACGTCTACCACCAGGCCTGCCGGGAACGCACTCCTTCGCCCATCGGCGACGCGGCCGCCCTGCACGGGATCCCCGCGGCGGTGGTCCCGTGA
- a CDS encoding phosphomannose isomerase type II C-terminal cupin domain, producing MSDRQDPRGEIFTVERPWGQFQQFVSNEPVTVKVITVEPGHRLSLQTHEHRGEMWQVLDVPIEVTVGERTWAAEPGETVWVPAHTVHRMANKSDQPGRLLEIAFGDFDEADIVRLEDDYAR from the coding sequence ATGTCTGACCGTCAGGACCCGCGCGGGGAGATCTTCACCGTCGAGCGCCCGTGGGGGCAGTTCCAGCAGTTCGTCTCGAACGAGCCGGTGACCGTCAAGGTCATCACCGTCGAGCCGGGGCACCGCCTGTCGCTGCAGACGCACGAGCACCGCGGCGAGATGTGGCAGGTCCTTGACGTGCCGATCGAGGTCACTGTGGGTGAGCGCACCTGGGCGGCCGAGCCCGGCGAGACGGTCTGGGTCCCGGCGCACACCGTGCACCGCATGGCCAACAAGAGCGACCAGCCCGGCCGGCTGCTCGAGATCGCCTTCGGCGACTTCGACGAGGCAGACATCGTCCGGCTCGAGGACGACTACGCACGCTGA
- a CDS encoding phosphoglyceromutase gives MTAYTLVLLRHGHSDWNAKNLFTGWVDVDLNDLGRAEAVRGGELLKEKGVLPDIVHTSVLRRAINTANLALDACDRHWIPVRRDWRLNERHYGALQGLDKAATREKYGDEQFMLWRRSFDTPPPPIEVGAEYDQSGDPRYAGIEVPRTECLKDVITRFMPYWEGPLQDDLRTGQTVLVVAHGNSLRGLVKHLDGISDEDIAALNIPTGQPLVYTLGEDFMPTKPGEYLDPEAAAEAAAAVAAQGQRR, from the coding sequence ATGACGGCATACACCCTCGTCCTGCTGCGCCACGGCCACTCCGACTGGAACGCCAAGAACCTCTTCACCGGCTGGGTCGACGTCGACCTCAACGACCTGGGCCGCGCGGAGGCGGTCCGCGGCGGCGAGCTGCTCAAGGAGAAGGGCGTCCTGCCGGACATCGTGCACACGTCCGTGCTGCGCCGGGCGATCAACACCGCCAACCTCGCCCTCGACGCCTGTGACCGCCACTGGATCCCGGTGCGCCGCGACTGGCGTCTCAACGAGCGGCACTACGGCGCGCTGCAGGGCCTCGACAAGGCGGCGACCCGCGAGAAGTACGGCGACGAGCAGTTCATGCTGTGGCGCCGCTCGTTCGACACCCCGCCGCCGCCCATCGAGGTCGGCGCCGAGTACGACCAGTCCGGCGACCCGCGCTACGCCGGCATCGAGGTCCCGCGCACCGAGTGCCTCAAGGACGTCATCACCCGGTTCATGCCCTACTGGGAGGGCCCGCTCCAGGACGACCTGCGCACCGGCCAGACCGTGCTCGTCGTCGCCCACGGCAACAGCCTGCGCGGCCTGGTCAAGCACCTCGACGGCATCAGCGACGAGGACATCGCGGCGCTCAACATCCCGACCGGCCAGCCGCTGGTCTACACCCTCGGCGAGGACTTCATGCCGACCAAGCCCGGTGAGTACCTCGACCCCGAGGCCGCCGCCGAGGCCGCCGCCGCAGTGGCCGCCCAGGGTCAGCGCCGCTGA
- a CDS encoding class I SAM-dependent methyltransferase, translating to MARQRPVGTITRGTTNPNRLRRVDRWLAGPQAWRLRRHRHAPVVVDLGYGASPVTAVELHDRLRRVRPDVQVVGIEIDPERVAAARPLTRPGLRFGLGGFEVPLEAGVRPTVVRAFNVLRQYDEADVHAAWAQVQQRLAEDGLLVDGTCDELGRRSTWVAVDRSGPRSLTFSWRLRGLEAPSEIAERLPKALIHRNVEGEGVHGYLAALDRAWSHSAHHGSFGVRQRFLAMANALREEGWPLLDGASRWRLGELTVAWDAVAPRGQRA from the coding sequence GTGGCGAGGCAGCGGCCGGTGGGCACCATCACCCGCGGCACCACCAACCCCAACCGCCTGCGCCGGGTCGACCGGTGGCTCGCGGGGCCGCAAGCCTGGCGGCTGCGCCGGCACCGGCACGCCCCGGTGGTCGTCGACCTCGGCTACGGCGCCTCGCCTGTGACCGCCGTCGAGCTCCACGACCGGCTGCGCCGGGTGAGACCCGACGTGCAGGTCGTCGGCATCGAGATCGACCCCGAGCGGGTGGCGGCTGCGCGGCCGCTCACGCGACCGGGGCTCCGCTTCGGGCTCGGCGGCTTCGAGGTGCCGCTCGAGGCGGGCGTCCGGCCCACGGTGGTGCGCGCCTTCAACGTGCTGCGGCAGTACGACGAGGCTGACGTGCACGCAGCCTGGGCGCAGGTGCAGCAGCGGCTGGCCGAGGACGGGCTCCTTGTCGACGGCACCTGTGACGAGCTGGGGCGGCGCAGCACGTGGGTCGCGGTCGACCGCTCGGGCCCGCGCTCACTGACCTTCTCGTGGCGGCTGCGCGGCCTCGAAGCGCCGTCCGAGATCGCCGAGCGGCTGCCGAAGGCGCTGATCCACCGCAACGTCGAGGGCGAGGGCGTGCACGGCTACCTGGCGGCGCTCGACCGGGCCTGGTCCCACAGCGCCCACCATGGCTCGTTCGGGGTGCGGCAGCGCTTCCTCGCCATGGCGAACGCGCTGCGTGAGGAGGGCTGGCCGCTGCTCGACGGCGCGAGCCGCTGGCGGCTCGGGGAGCTCACCGTCGCCTGGGACGCGGTCGCGCCAAGGGGTCAGCGTGCGTAG